The window GGATGAACCCTAACTTTCCACTTTATACTATACATGTATAATCCAGTAAGACGTAATTGAATATCCTGTGCTGCTAGTCTGGTGGTACAGATTTGCTTATCTGTCTAAATTGATCAATGGTTCATTTTATCATGAATCCTTGGTTAGATGTTGTTGTATAACAAGATCAGTGTATTATGTTCAATAAAAGGTCAGcatatattttattcttttcattttttttcttttcaccagGGCTCATTTGTTAAGAAACTCTCTGGAAAAGGGAAAATTCAAGACAGCAGGGCAACAAAACAAGTGGTTGCACTTTTAAGTGCTCCACTTGAGAAATATAATGATATTGTCACGGCTTTGAAGCTTACAAATTATCCTCGTGTCCTGGAATTTCTTGATAGTGGAACAAATAAAGTCATGGCTACTGTTATAATTCAGAGCATTATGAAAAATACAACTCATGTTTTAACTGCTGAGAAGGTATGGTTAACTCATTGTTTGTCCTTTTCTCCGAGTCTGCTTCTTAATGACATGGAATGCTATTTTTACAGGTTGAGGcattatttgaattaataaAAGGACTTATTGAGGATTTGGATGGGCCTCTTAATGATGAGGTAATTTCTCTGTGTTATCGTTATCGATCATAAATTTGTTGGTGATATTAAAGATCCTCTTTAGGCTTTCACAAATTTGTGCATGTTCTTCTGAATCCAAACACTTATGCGAGCATATCTTCTCTTTCAACTCTAGGTTGATGAAGAGGATTTCAAGGAGGAGCAAAATTCAGTTGCGCGACTTATTCAAATGTTTTCTAATGATGATTCCGAAGAGATGTTTAAGGTATTTGATATGTTTGAGTATAATATTCATGTGCTTTACATACCTTCTGTCTTTATAATCTTAACTTACACGAGGATAGGATTTCTCAAGTATTTAATTCTGGAGTCATCCTGAATTATATCCTCTTGGAGTTTTTATTGAGtcataattatttgttttatcATATTTCTGTACTAATATATGGGAACAAGCACATACAAACGTTTTCTGCATTTTGAACTGATGTGACCGTGAGTTGTTGTGCCTTGATTTCATGCCACCCTACCCCTGCTTGTCAGATACGGTCTTATAACATGGCAATATCACTCGTGGGCAATTCATTTTGTACATATATTTTAGAAATTGAAGCACATGTGGATTACTCTTTGTACATTGATTTTTCCCTTTCAAGAGATATTTGCATGAATTGGAGCACCATTCATCCTTAATGTTTGCCACAATTCTTGCACTGAATTGCAGATCATATGTACTGTGAAGAAGCACATCCTGAATGGAGGACCAAAGCGTTTGCCTTTTACTGTCCCTCCCCTAGTTTTCTCTTCTCTAAAGGTATGCTTCTGTCTGTCCAGATCATGTAACAGTTGGACATGTTATATGTTTATAGTAGtcaactttttatattttgtctATTTGCTGTAGAAATTTCGCAAATTAGTACGGAGTGAGTAACCTATTATTCATGGAATGGATGGTCTTTTTGCCAGTGTTAGTCTGATTTTGTTTGTAATGTGCAGTTGGTTAGGAAATTGCAAGCCCGGGAAGAGAATCCATTTGGAGATGATGCATCAACCACACCAAAGAAAATTTTTCAGCTCTTGACTCAGGTAAATGCTAGTGAAGGCTTTCAGAAAGCTCGCTTTACGTATATCCTACACGGTTTGAGCTTAGACTTTGATCTTTCTAGCTATTGAGTAACACTTCTGGTTTATTGTTTTAGACTATTGAGGCTCTGTTAAATGTTCCAGCACCTGAACTGGCATTACGGTTATACTTGCAATGTGCTGAGGTACATTTGAAATGTTCAGCTTTCAAATTAAAAGCACATTGAAATGTTCGGTTTTCAATTAAAATGCACAACCCAACAAATGTTATCCCTAATTTAATGCCTCTTGTTTTTCAATAATTAGGCTGCAAATGACTGTGATTTGGAACCCGTTGCATATGAGTTCTTCACCCAAGCATATATTCTTTACGAAGAAGAAATTTCAGTAAGTTTTCCCCTTGGGAGCTAATTCTTTGCCTCTTCGCCTGTTCCATTATTTTAAAGGTTTCGATGGAACACTGGATTGTTTCTACTCATTCCTTATTGAACACCGGATTATATCTAACCTTTCTTGTTTTCATGCTTTTCCTGTAATAGGATTCGAAAGCACAGGTGACTGCCATTCATCTGATAGTTGGGACTCTCCAGAGGATGCATGTATTTGGTGTTGAAAACAGGGATACTTTAACTCACAAAGCCACGGGGGTAATCATAATTTCATTAGCTATAATAACGCCGCCCCTCCCATTTTACTGAACCTTACTTAATGTCTTGTCTTTTACCAGTATTCGGCAAAGCTTTTAAAGAAGGCTGATCAGTGCCGAGCTGTTTATGCTTGCTCACATCTCTTCTGGGTTGACGATCAGGAGAACATGAAGGATGGAGAAAGGTGTGTTGTGCAAGTCATGTCAGTTTTCTCTATTGTTCCAAAAGGATATGTTCACGATGAAAGAACTGTGTGCAGGACAATTATGAGTTAAATGGAAAAGAACTGAGTGGAGGGATGGTTTCTGAGTATAAGAATCTTAGCAGAGCCATTTCTTGGTTTATGTGGTAataatttgttttatgtttcTTGTGCTGGCTTGCTATCCAGGGTACTGATTTGCCTAAAGCGAGCTTTAAGAATCGCCAATGCTGCCCAGCAGATGTCCAGTGCTACACGGGGTAGCACCGGTTCTGTGGCGCTCTTTGTTGAAATACTGAACAAGTAATAGTTGCGGATACCAAAGCTGATTTTATCTGTTTATTTTGCGGAAAGAGAAGGCcttattttattgtgttttcAGGTACCTTTATTTCTTTGAGAAGGGGAACCCACAGATAACGGTTGCTTCAGTTCAAAGCCTGATTGAATTGGTTACAACTGAACTGCAAAGCGACTCGGCCTCAGCAGAGCCATCTGTTGATGCTTTCTTTGCCAGCACACAGCGGTACATCCAGTTCCAGAAGCAGAAAGGCGGCGCAGTTGGTGAAAGATATGAGCCCATCAAGGCTTGACCTTCTTCGAAGGACACTTGTTATTAATGTTGAGAGCTGCAGATAAGTTTGTCTTGGTGGTTGTTAGGAATCGATTTCATccgttttgatttttttttgctgAGAGATTAGATTGTATGGCTTTATCCTCCCCGATGCTGAATTTTTCCTTGGTGACCAGTGGGTCCGATAGGATGTTTCCTTTGGGTAATCTCGTCTAAGAATTCTGTATACTGATTGTGTTGCTGCAATACTACAAATGTACGTACAACATgtatttgaatttgaatctgCGTCCATCAGAATTCAGAACCAAGCACATCTTTGGttgttcgaaactattacactTATCCTTTATGCGAAAAAAGTTGagatttcaccataaaactaattggcagcATGGGGAGTAGCCAATtttcttataagcccatgcaaggtctCTCCTCTCGTCAACGTGGGGTTCACTCTCTAACATTCATTGTTTCATTGCAAGCGTTAGTTTACGGGTCTCCTCAGTTGGCGGGGTAAGTACATTTACATTCATCATGGTTTGGCGGGGAATAAAAACTTGACATCTTCATGGTTCGGCAAGGAAAGGACGAACTcccacttataagtgaagaggtaTAACCGACTCTCACTacccatttttcatttttttttttctcaagaaAACGTGTTAAAccatttgaaacttgaaaactattttttagtATTATCTCAAAAATAATTGGCTCCAACCTGGCCTTAAGAGGACACCTCCTTAATGAACCAAACCACCACTTCCTCCAACTCAGCAAGCATTCAAACCCTGATGGTTCAAAGAACAGATGAAAAACATCAATTCCCCAACTCACCAATACTGTTCATCTACCTTTGGCACTCCACTTTCATAACTTTTCTTGTGCACCCACAGGACGAGTGCAAGAGAAAAGAGAAGTGTTAGAAAACCGCTAGCCTGATAACATGTGAGGCAATGCATTGTATTGAGGCAAACCGAAAAATAAAAACGGAACGCACCGATAAAGGCATGCCCAAGCCTTCAAGTACAACAGATAGTAATAATATAACTGTGTCGATGCGAAACAAGGTTGTTTCCTAACAAGGGCGTTTAATACAtataagaaaaatcaaaaccGGAGTTCAGAAAAAGTTGCCAACGATAGAATTCAACAATTTAAGGTATCACAACAGTTCCAAGAATGCAACACCCAACCACCTGATGCTTTCACAGAGAGATCGATACGATTGTCAAACACGACAACTTACTGACTCCAGCTTCTTCAGGACAAAAGGGAAAAACAAGATTTAGGGAACAAAGGGGTGTGGGGGAATACATGCAGAATGGCTGGTCATTATCTCTTTACACCTATTTTCCAAATCACAATATGGAGCATGCCTTCTGCCCTttgcctttctttttcttctgcttcGGAGGTTGAAGTACAACCCTTATGGCTGCGTCAAAGACCCCTTTCACATTCTGCAGCCGCAAACGCACATCATAAGTGACAGTTCGAGCATGAAAAACCCCTCGCATAATGCAATATATAATCTAAATACCTGCTGAGTTTTTGAACTGCACTCGATATAAGCTGGTGCTCCAATTAGCTTCCTGAGTTCCTCTCCCTACAAGGGTAGAGATAAATCTTAATtataaggaagaagaaaagaagataaGATGAACACTGagcaatgcacaagacaagaaCGTTACTTGAGCGGTAGTAATTGGGACAGCACCGGGATGATCAATAAAGAACTGCTTGTCGTCCCGAAGATCTAGCTCATTAAATTTgtgtgaaaaaagaaaagtaagaaGTTCCCTCATTAAAGACATTCGACGGTTAGAACGATCATTAATTTAAAAACACTCAATGTGTTCCAATACCGGGACCATCTCAAAAAGTATATTAATAAACCAGAGactttttttcaatatttacaaaGTAGAAAAGATATAATTTTACCAAGCTTTGTTCCAACAAGAATGATTGGAACACCAGGCGCATAATGCTTCAATTCTGGGATCCACTGGAAAGGAAATCaatatatttgaaatttatCAGCAAATCATCAATCATAAAGACAAAACAGTCATAATCAGTAGCACATCATGTACACCTAAATCCCATATAGCAAAATCTCACCTTCTTGGACACATTTTCGTAGCTGGCTTTGCTGATGAGAGAGAACGCCAGTATAAACACATCAGCACCACGATAACTCAAAGGTCTTAATCTATTGTAATCCTCCTGTCCTGttgcacaaaaaataaaattcataccTAAAACACTTACATACATACGACCCTAGTAAACAAAAACCAAAGTGACAATGCATATTTACCAGCTGTATCCCATAACCCCAGGTTAACAGTGCTCCCATTGACGACCACGTTTGCACTGAAATTGTCGAAAACAGTTGGCACGTAATCCTATTTCCCACCACAATACGAAAGAAAGTTATAAACCGTCCATCATATTGACAAATGATCTCCCCTACCTAATAACTTTATTAAACCTTAACAATATGAAATCAAAAACAACCACATTGCAAAAACATTCTAGGaagaaaagattaaaaatttcatccaGCAACATATCATAGGCAGAATGGCAAaagcaaaatcccaaaaatatgAAAGAACTCCTACAAAACACCGCAATCCGAACATCCAAGGAATTTAATCAGGAGcagaaaaagaatttcaaaatcCCAATAATTCATTAAAGATATAACCCACTTATTTTCAAACCTTTCACATTTGATtgcccctaaaaaaaaaaagaagggggggggggggggggggggggcaattttcaccaaaatgaaTGCCATTCCAATTATTTGCACCCAATGTtttcctaaaacaatcaaatatcgTCAGCAatattgaaagcaataaatcagCTACCAAAACAAAGGAAGCTAATCTGTGAATAATTCAGACAATTCTATGCATCAAACTTCCCAGAACCAAACAAAAAACCCCATTACAAGCAATAAATCAATTACCAAATCCATTTCACCAATTGCAACAACAGAACCCTAaattaaaattcccaaaaaaggaaggcaaattaaagcaaaaaaatAGGAATTGGGGAATTGAAGACTTACGGTGGGGAAGGTGTTGCTGGTGTAGGAGATAAGCAGACACGTCTTGCCCACAGCCCCGTCCCCAACCGTGACGCACTTTATGAACCTTGACGCGCTCATTTTTGCTGTTCTCTCACtttctaaaaaaaaaccaacccaaaagaaagaaagaaaacccCAAGCCCCAGATCTCCTTCGAACCTGAGGACccgatcttcttcttctccttcctcctcCTCGTCAATTACACATCTGAGGCGCGATCGAAATTAGGACGAATTCTCAacgaaaccctaaccctaattttgGCAAATGGGGGGAAatcgagagagagaaagagaaaagaggagaaaaagattgggggatttCAGAAGGAAAAATTGAAAGGAGAAAAATGGGCGAAATGTGGCTGTTGTGGAAGATCGACGGAAGacaaaagaggagagagagcgaGACAAAAATGGCGGATTTTTTTTTGGCCGCGAATTTTTTTTGGCCGTTGAAGCGTTCGTTGAGCAACAAACTCTCCCCGACAAATAGCTGTgagtctccctctctctctctcctcccgctctctctctctctccttctccgtCTCCGCTCTctgtttttccttctttctgcGCGTTAATCGCGAGGGAGTTGGATCCGGTTTTTTGTATTTGGGGTCGGGTTTTTGGGCTTTTCGAGGGGgattttattgttgtttttgtttggtggggatgaaaattgaaatgtatTCAAGTTAAAGGGCTGTTGTGcaatttttggattttggatttttCTTCTTGGTTTGTGTGGTGTGTTTTACACGGATGACAAAAAAGAATTATTTCAAGATAAATGCTAAGCAGACTATCTGAAAAGTGACATCTTTTATGGATTATCTGTCATATTTTAAAGTTAAATTCTTGTCTCTTTGTGTGATTTTAATTTCTATCCGTTTAGTTTGGGAATCGACTATCAATTTAAGGTAATTTCTGAATAGTTCGCTCCTTGTCACGCGGAATTGTTACATGGCTTCTATTTATTCTCTTTGCGGTGGAGAGTCTAATGTGTTATGTCGCTGGGCTGTAGTTGTGGGCAATTAGCTGGTTATTCTTATTTTGGTTTGTATTTTAGATACAAAGTATGACACGACATAACACGTCAGATATGCGCCAAGAAAACCTGTCTTACGCGTTATGTTATCATAATGTCAATCTATTCCAATGATGTGTGACAAAGAAATAATCGCAACCCATTGTTGCATAGTTTCTATTTATTCTCTTAGTGTTGGAGAGTCTGACGAGTTATGTAATTGGAGTGGTGTTGCGAGCAATTAACTAGTTATTCTTATTTTGGTTTATATTCTAGATGCAAAGTATGACACAACATAACGTGTTAGATAAACGCCAAGAAAACCtatttgacatgttatgttatCATAGTGCCAATCTATCCAAATGatttgtgaaaaagaaataatcacAACCCATTGTTACATAGTTTCTATTTATTCTCTTAGCGTTGGAGAGTCTGGTGTGTTGTTTCGCTGAAATGTTGTTATAAGCAATTAGCTGGTGattcttattttaatttgtattttagATACAAAGTATGACACAACGTAACACGTCATATATGCGCCAAGAAAAACTGTCTTGCGCGTTATGTTATCATAATGCCAATCTATCCGAATGATTTGTGACAAAGAAATAATCAAAACCCTAGTTTGGTGAGGACGATTAGCAAAGATAATCACAAATAGATAAGAATCCTTTCACATGTAGTTCATGTACTAGATCATATTAGTTGCTACTAAATCAACTATTAATTAGATAACCAAAAACTCCAATACCCAAAAACCTTAaagaaactaattaaaaataggAGAAAATGGGGTAAAATTATATGAATCAAATTATCAAACATGttaccaaaaaattaattattttaaaagtggGGCACTACTAATCTTCCCACCATAACAACTTATGCTTGCCAATGAATGTGTGGTAGCGCAGAGGTAGTTGGAATTTGATAAGAGTATAATTTACATGACAGCAACCACATCAATTACCACAATACAAGAAAAATTTCTACGAAAAAATGATTAATTTCTTGAGGTACAAGACAAATAACTAAGATTATTGAAAGTTTGGAGGCCTTGCGGATTTGGTTAGGTAGGGTTTGGggcaaattgatttttttttgttacaagcGATATACTACTCTAAACTATAATAACTACAAAGTATGGAAGTAGTTTAAACTTGAGATACAGTGAGCTGAATAGCAAGCTCTATTCGTTTGACAATTTACCACTTACGAGCAAATTGAGACTAGATAACCAaatcttgaaagaaattatatatatattttttaaaacttcCACTTATGTTATAAAATAtgaaaagggatcctctccggatccctttccacctaattcacctagTTCGggagggatcctctccggatccctctCTAGATTAGGTGGAAGGGGATCCCTTTCCACaaaatataaggaaaactaatgaaaatgacttgaaaaccttgagttttaacgataaggataaaataaaataaaggataaagtgaatagtaccaagattgacattttagtataaaaatatgatttttcgttaaagtgaataatatcagaagtttttcgttaaagttctctaaaATACAAGGGCAGAGAGATAGTTGTTTGATCAATTACATTAAATATAGTTAGGGCAGCTTGGGCAGAATATCTTCTGGCAAGGCCAAAGCTGTCCGTCTACCCCCATTACATTATGGAACAGTTGCATTGCCACCTTAAAAGTACAGGGCAGAAATGTTTATCCATTTTTGGAATTTGAATTGCAAGCCTGGAAAGAAAAGGTGCAAAACCACCATATGGCATAAACTTATACATAACCGAGACGGTATAGGTGATGATGATTTGAGTCTATCACGCATCGTTATGTTTTATACTGATTTATAAGGCATCACTTAATTAGTTTAAGATATTACTTTGACATAAATGTGTAATCATATGTTTTAACTTATCTCCAAAACATTGCATAATTAATTTGAGTTACAACTTTTTTGACATTCTAGTTGCTGTAAGTTCTTCTCCACGTTGGAggtattaaaagaaaaaaaaaatttcattgttcgtggttattttttagggttggtttggtattgctatgctttgaaaaaaactgcttctgccgtactgtgagaataagcttattttttctgcttcacgttttcaacttttttttcacctaaaactgtgaaaataagctatttttaagtgtttaccaaacaccgttttgagctcagctttttttttatacccactttttataaaaacacctcaataccaaaccagtacttagTGGTTCGGTGAAAAGACAAGAACAAATACTCAAGCATACAAATACTTTCATGAAAGAGAGACATCAACGTAAAGGTGCTCCAACCAAATCGTGTAACGCCAAATGGAAACTTATATTACATGATATTGTATTATTAGTCTGAGATGTTAAATGGCGTCTTTGGGAGTGAAGGTGGGTCCTCCAAATAGACATCCAACTTCTCAATGGACATCAGAATATGAAGGAAATAGCAAATTGGAACTAGAAAAGAATGTGCATATTTCACGGTATCCAGAAAAGAAGCAAGCGTCGGACAATATGATTTCCCTGGCTTATTGCAAATACAACAGTTTCGAAAAGTACAACTTGGTAAACGCTATTGCCGATAAATAAAGGGAATCTGAGGGCATCTATAACATAGGTGAAAAGTACACGAACGGGTCGAAGACAACTAAAATACAATACGCAGGTGCGGAACTTGCACACATCTAGTGCGAATCAGGACTCGCAAAATGCGTGGAGTGTTTCGTCGAGGGCCTTTCTATCATATTCGCCGGTGAAGACACAATTTCCCAAAGGACCTTTCAGAAGGATGAGTCTTAGTAACCCATCAGCTACCTTCTTATCAACCTGCCGTACCAGAAGAAGATGGATACATTAAGAAACAAGCAAACAAGGTACTGAGCTTCGGCAATCTTACAAATTACAATCCCATTTCTCTTACCGCCATTACAGATATGAATGTCTCTATCGTCACAGATTCAGGAGGTGCAACAGGTAACTTGGCCTGCTTTAAAATGTTGGTAGTTCGCTTCACAAGTGCATCATCAATCCAGCCAAGGCGGTATGACATGTCAACAGCCATAACCTAAACATAACGCACAAGCTCTTTAaacattgaagaaaaattttGCAAGGAAACAAAGAAATGTAAATGTATAAGAGAATTACCATGCCAGCTGCAATAGCTTCTCCATGGAGCCAGTTCCCATAGCCGAGCCCAGTTTCTATTGCCTGAAAATACATCGCATTTCATCacaaatatttaattagatAGGGGATCCAATCCAACAGAGTATTGCAGAAAATAATAAAGTACAGAGGCTCTCAACGCtttcattataaaaaaattagcctaattGTACAAAACAACAACTCACATGACCAAATGTATGACCCAAGTTCAGTGTAGCCCTCAGTCCACCTTCCTTCTCATCCAAGGACACAACCTCAGCCTTGTTTTCACACGACCGCTTTATAGCATAAGCCATTGCCGCTGGATCCCTGCAATGCACCAACCATACTCATCAACATAACTAATCGAATGTGCATCCTGTGCAGGAACAAGATTATTCATGAAGCTTCAACAGactggaaaagaaaaaatggcTACAGCCTTAAAATTACAATCACTAGCGGTGACAAGATACTCTCTTAATTTGATGTCCCACAACATTTATCATGTCAAATAGAACATCAATTACGCGGAAAACACAGCATGGTGCTGGGACAGGAAACTTTTCACTGTTCCTTActctttgtttaaatttcataccTCGCCATTAGTGCCTGAATATTCCTCTCCTGCCATTCAAAGAAATCTGCATCTCTAATAAGCCCATACTTAATGACCTCTGCAAGCCCTGATGCCAGTTCCCTATCTGGTAATGTGTTCAATGTGTCTGTGTCTATAAGCACACACTGAGGTTGGTAAAAAGCACCGATCAAGTTCTTCCCAAGAGGGTGGTTTATACCGGTTTTGCCCCCAACAGAAGAATCAACCTGCAAGTTGaccaacataaaaatttgaTGCATGAGAAATAATGTGCATAAGTGCATGACTCCTAGAAAACGAAAGAGATAGTGACCGACCTGCGCCATAACAGTTGTTGGAATCTGAATGAAGTTAACACCACGAAGGAAAGAAGCAGCAGCATAGCCACACATGTCACCAATCACGCCACCTCCAAGGGCAACAAATGTACATCGCCGGTCCAGTCTCGACTCAATAGCCTTGTCAAACACTTTCATAAGAGTGTCCTGCCAGTTGAAGAACGCGGTTACTCATAATTCAACCAGCCAAATGCAATCTTAAAGACTAAAATTCAAACGAGCATTTATATACTCACCATGTCCTTATACTTCTCACCGTCTGGTAAAATCACGCTCTCAACTGACACATTCGGGTTATCTCTTGTCAAAGCCTCAACAACTTTATCCAAGTACAACGGTGCAACTTTAGTGTTAGTGACCACAAGAACCCTCTTTCCGTGAACATGCCTACATTAACGTAATAATCAACAATAAGAACATCGACATCCACAAAACCgcaattaaaacaacaaaaaagaagCTTAATTTTCGAGAAAGCTGAAAACTTGCCCTTTTACTAAAGCTAATTACCCATGTGAAAAACCAGTATTTTCTACCATAAcaatgtttcttttctttcagaaaaCTTACCCATCAAAGAAAGCTGCAAGCTTGAGCTTGCCCTGTTACTAAACACAATCACTCGCACTAAAACTTTAAATTACcaatttaattccattttctTATCTATTTCTCAGCTAATAGGAAGCATTTACTAGTTCACATAACAAATTTCAGCGGCATTTGACCACCAACAAATATGTAATTATCTGCAATTAAAGCTTTAATTTGATGAgaaaactaagaatctgaaccTTTGAAGAAGTTCGGGCTGATCAAGCAGTCCAGATCCGATGTAAATCGGGTAGCTCCGATTACCCAAATCGACGTCCACAACGGTGGGAGCCACTGGACCCGTTTTACTCGACGGCTGATCCACTACCTGCGCCGAGCTCGCCATAATCGCCGTCCCTGATCTCACGGTGCTCGACTTCAACGCCGAGTTCGCGCCCCGAGTCAACTCAATCGAGCTATTGGAAACGAACGAAGTCCGGAGAGAAGAAGCGTTGGAGCTCTGAACACGGAGAGAAACCTCGGCCGGGCTGCTGGGCTTGGAGAATGAGGCTTTCCTGGAGGAGAGGGAAACGGAGAATGGGTTGCCTGTGGATGCTGTGGAGGCCATGGACTCGGGTACGGGTTCGGATCGGgtggagatggaggaagaggaggagaggCTGCGTCGGGTGTGATAAGTGGGGCATTTTGTTGGCGATGAAGGAGGAAGGAAGAGGTGTGGCGGGGTAGGTGAGTGGGCGCCACGAGATGGACCGACCGGTACCGGTTCGAGTCGGGAAATTTATCGTGAGAAAAATGATTTATCGTGATAATAAATgggtattaaaattacaaatattATATTCCGGATTAAATTAATAAGAGACATgtgtttgataaaaaataaaaaaaaataaaaaaatatgagga of the Pyrus communis chromosome 1, drPyrComm1.1, whole genome shotgun sequence genome contains:
- the LOC137729870 gene encoding vacuolar protein sorting-associated protein 35A-like; protein product: MISDGVEDEEKWLAAGIAGLQQNAFYMHRALDSNNLRDALKYSAQMLSELRTSKLSPHKYYELYMRAFDELRKLEMFFKEEARRGCSIIDLYELVQHAGNILPRLYLLCTVGSVYIKSKEAPAKDVLKDLVEMSRGIQNPVRGLFLRSYLSQVSRDKLPDIGSEYEGDADTVKDAVEFVLQNFTEMNKLWVRMQHQGPAREKEKREKERSELRDLVGKNLHVLSQIEGVDLDLYKDTVLPRVLEQVVNCKDELAQFYLMDCIIQVFPDEYHLQTLDVLLGACPQLQPSVDIKTVLSQLMERLSNYAASSTEVLPEFLQVEAFSKLSNAIGKVIEAQVDMPIIGVVTLYSSLLKFTLHVHPDRLDYADQVLGSFVKKLSGKGKIQDSRATKQVVALLSAPLEKYNDIVTALKLTNYPRVLEFLDSGTNKVMATVIIQSIMKNTTHVLTAEKVEALFELIKGLIEDLDGPLNDEVDEEDFKEEQNSVARLIQMFSNDDSEEMFKIICTVKKHILNGGPKRLPFTVPPLVFSSLKLVRKLQAREENPFGDDASTTPKKIFQLLTQTIEALLNVPAPELALRLYLQCAEAANDCDLEPVAYEFFTQAYILYEEEISDSKAQVTAIHLIVGTLQRMHVFGVENRDTLTHKATGYSAKLLKKADQCRAVYACSHLFWVDDQENMKDGERVLICLKRALRIANAAQQMSSATRGSTGSVALFVEILNKYLYFFEKGNPQITVASVQSLIELVTTELQSDSASAEPSVDAFFASTQRYIQFQKQKGGAVGERYEPIKA
- the LOC137729901 gene encoding rac-like GTP-binding protein ARAC1 → MSASRFIKCVTVGDGAVGKTCLLISYTSNTFPTDYVPTVFDNFSANVVVNGSTVNLGLWDTAGQEDYNRLRPLSYRGADVFILAFSLISKASYENVSKKWIPELKHYAPGVPIILVGTKLDLRDDKQFFIDHPGAVPITTAQGEELRKLIGAPAYIECSSKTQQNVKGVFDAAIRVVLQPPKQKKKKGKGQKACSIL
- the LOC137738632 gene encoding 3-dehydroquinate synthase, chloroplastic, which translates into the protein MASTASTGNPFSVSLSSRKASFSKPSSPAEVSLRVQSSNASSLRTSFVSNSSIELTRGANSALKSSTVRSGTAIMASSAQVVDQPSSKTGPVAPTVVDVDLGNRSYPIYIGSGLLDQPELLQRHVHGKRVLVVTNTKVAPLYLDKVVEALTRDNPNVSVESVILPDGEKYKDMDTLMKVFDKAIESRLDRRCTFVALGGGVIGDMCGYAAASFLRGVNFIQIPTTVMAQVDSSVGGKTGINHPLGKNLIGAFYQPQCVLIDTDTLNTLPDRELASGLAEVIKYGLIRDADFFEWQERNIQALMARDPAAMAYAIKRSCENKAEVVSLDEKEGGLRATLNLGHTFGHAIETGLGYGNWLHGEAIAAGMVMAVDMSYRLGWIDDALVKRTTNILKQAKLPVAPPESVTIETFISVMAVDKKVADGLLRLILLKGPLGNCVFTGEYDRKALDETLHAFCES